A window from Pokkaliibacter sp. MBI-7 encodes these proteins:
- a CDS encoding TRAP transporter small permease: protein MGWLCRVQSVLDGFYRFCGALAALCLMGMAVCVIISIIARILGSYIGGITEYSAYLMGAANCLGLAYTFRAGGHIRVSLVIERFGSQTQRWIELGCLAFGSAAALYLAWYLANLSYMSWDFGEVSEGGDQMQLYIPQAVTAFGAAVLALSVVHSFFEHLCRMITGRFVGSQLTAAEAELRAHEKAIGG from the coding sequence ATGGGGTGGTTGTGCCGGGTCCAGTCAGTATTGGACGGGTTCTATCGTTTTTGCGGCGCATTGGCAGCCCTGTGCCTGATGGGCATGGCGGTGTGCGTCATCATCAGCATCATTGCACGTATCTTGGGTAGCTACATTGGTGGTATCACCGAATATTCGGCCTATCTTATGGGCGCAGCCAACTGTCTGGGTCTGGCCTATACCTTCCGCGCCGGAGGGCACATTCGCGTCAGTCTGGTGATTGAGCGTTTTGGCAGCCAGACGCAGCGCTGGATCGAACTAGGCTGTCTGGCCTTCGGCAGTGCCGCTGCACTTTATCTCGCCTGGTATCTGGCCAATCTCTCCTATATGTCCTGGGACTTCGGTGAAGTCAGTGAGGGAGGGGATCAGATGCAGCTCTACATTCCTCAGGCCGTTACCGCTTTTGGTGCGGCGGTGCTGGCTCTCAGCGTCGTGCATTCCTTTTTCGAGCATCTTTGCCGGATGATTACCGGACGCTTTGTTGGCTCGCAGCTGACCGCCGCTGAAGCGGAGTTGCGCGCCCATGAAAAAGCCATCGGAGGTTAA
- a CDS encoding aspartate/glutamate racemase family protein: MITIEPSQSFGSSTATPEGATQPRLGVIMLNTHFPRLPGDVGNPQTFAFPSQYVRVQTATVDRVISAQGVQPDVAEAILQAAIQLEQQGVELIVTSCGFLGELQGTIESHTHTPLLSSSLMLVPLLRNVFGRQARLGVLTFDSRKLKPLHFNGHHDQWIDIEGIEGGQELHRVISQDLPALDPQRAEADVLAAVDRLLHHKPAALLLECTNLSPYIEAIRQHSGLPVFDLIQAIHWLLAAKG; the protein is encoded by the coding sequence ATGATAACTATCGAACCCAGCCAATCCTTCGGAAGCAGTACCGCCACTCCAGAAGGTGCAACCCAACCCCGTCTGGGGGTCATTATGCTGAACACCCACTTCCCGCGATTACCTGGTGATGTCGGCAATCCGCAGACCTTTGCCTTCCCCAGCCAATATGTCCGCGTCCAGACAGCCACCGTGGACCGGGTCATCAGTGCTCAGGGGGTGCAACCGGATGTCGCCGAGGCAATCCTGCAGGCAGCCATACAGCTTGAGCAGCAGGGCGTTGAACTGATCGTCACCTCCTGCGGCTTTCTGGGTGAGCTGCAGGGCACCATCGAATCACACACCCATACGCCACTGCTCAGCAGCTCACTGATGCTCGTGCCATTACTACGCAATGTATTCGGCCGTCAGGCCAGGCTGGGGGTTTTGACCTTCGACAGCCGAAAACTCAAGCCACTGCACTTCAACGGCCACCATGATCAATGGATCGATATTGAGGGAATTGAAGGCGGGCAGGAATTGCACCGGGTCATTAGCCAGGACTTGCCAGCGCTTGACCCTCAACGGGCAGAAGCTGACGTCCTCGCTGCGGTGGACCGCCTGCTGCACCATAAGCCAGCAGCCCTGCTACTGGAGTGCACCAATTTATCACCCTATATCGAGGCCATCCGTCAGCACAGCGGCCTGCCTGTGTTCGATCTGATTCAGGCCATCCACTGGCTTCTGGCGGCTAAAGGCTGA
- a CDS encoding FAD-dependent oxidoreductase: MQGAFQGKTGCRAITDSSGSGFQVQMKGKVVVIGGGMVGVCCAWFLLKRGWQVTLVERREIGVETSYGNAGVITRGSILPLNNPRLWKSLPGYLGNHSAAVRYDPLYLARHSWWLARFLANARDEQTLRAAAALNELMTRALPVHKALMQEADVLPRLRENGWLKLYRHAERFDSSAYERRIYDHFGVGYQIVEREQIQALEPALQPIFNKGILVTDTASVDNPGAVVQAYAAAFVAQGGVIRQGTVTDARQVGGEFVVSIQQGVNSFAEHTDQLVLAAGPWSNQLLKPYGWQLPICYERGSHYHYQPQAGVLPNRPFYDVESAYVMTPTDNGVRVTSGSHLLDIARQAEPVQLQQVLPRAQEALPLASQPVSPLWQGNRPSTPDALPILGALPGVPGVWLATGHQHVGFSTGPVSARALAALIDGEQPEFDMRPFSPSRFRF, encoded by the coding sequence ATGCAGGGTGCATTCCAGGGTAAGACAGGGTGCAGGGCAATAACCGACAGTAGCGGTTCAGGATTCCAGGTGCAAATGAAAGGAAAAGTGGTAGTCATCGGTGGCGGCATGGTGGGTGTGTGCTGTGCCTGGTTCTTATTGAAGCGTGGCTGGCAAGTGACGCTGGTGGAGCGGCGTGAAATTGGCGTAGAAACCTCCTATGGCAATGCCGGAGTGATAACACGAGGCTCTATTCTGCCATTGAATAATCCAAGACTGTGGAAGAGCTTGCCCGGCTATCTGGGGAACCATTCTGCGGCGGTACGTTACGACCCCCTGTATCTGGCTCGCCACAGCTGGTGGCTGGCACGCTTTCTGGCCAATGCCCGTGATGAACAGACATTGCGCGCTGCGGCGGCGCTGAATGAGCTGATGACGCGTGCCTTACCAGTTCATAAAGCGCTGATGCAGGAGGCGGATGTGTTACCACGCCTGCGGGAAAATGGCTGGCTCAAGCTCTATCGCCATGCCGAACGTTTCGACTCCAGTGCCTACGAGCGCCGGATCTACGATCATTTCGGCGTCGGCTATCAGATCGTGGAACGCGAACAGATCCAGGCGCTGGAGCCTGCGTTACAACCGATTTTCAACAAGGGTATTCTGGTGACAGATACGGCTTCCGTGGATAACCCGGGCGCGGTGGTTCAGGCCTATGCTGCCGCGTTTGTAGCGCAGGGCGGCGTGATACGACAGGGGACAGTGACCGATGCACGACAGGTCGGCGGGGAGTTCGTCGTATCCATCCAGCAGGGGGTGAACAGCTTTGCTGAGCACACTGACCAGCTGGTGCTGGCTGCCGGTCCCTGGAGTAATCAGTTGCTCAAGCCTTATGGCTGGCAGTTGCCGATCTGCTACGAGCGCGGTAGTCATTATCACTATCAGCCCCAGGCCGGCGTGTTACCCAATCGACCGTTTTATGACGTCGAGTCTGCTTATGTGATGACGCCGACCGACAACGGTGTGCGGGTGACTTCCGGAAGCCATCTGCTGGACATCGCCAGGCAGGCAGAGCCTGTGCAGTTGCAGCAGGTGTTGCCACGCGCGCAGGAGGCATTACCTCTGGCCTCTCAGCCGGTGTCACCGCTCTGGCAGGGAAACAGGCCATCAACGCCGGATGCTTTGCCAATTCTTGGCGCCTTGCCGGGTGTGCCGGGCGTCTGGCTGGCGACGGGGCATCAGCATGTCGGTTTCAGTACCGGCCCTGTCAGTGCCAGGGCGTTGGCTGCATTGATTGATGGTGAGCAGCCG
- a CDS encoding TRAP transporter substrate-binding protein: protein MKSSTAKKAGKALLGAVGVLAISVSQYVWSADTWDMPLAYPATNYHSETAAAFAKEVNEKAGSEINIVTHPNGSLFKGGEIFGAVRRGLAPIGERLMSTLGNEDPIFEIDAVPFIATSFDASWKLYQASKPALEKVMAEKGVKLLYTVPWPPQGLYTKKALTSLDDMKGVKFRAYSPMTDQVAQLMGAVPTKIEAAEVSQAFATGVAESMISSASTGYDTKLWEYVNYWYDVQAWLPKNMVFVNLKAWNKLSPETQKVMLEAADHAEKAGWDKAKELTGWYKDQLKANGMQTLAAPEAVTTGFENIGKEVLSDWLKKAGSNGQEAIDAYNKM, encoded by the coding sequence GTGAAGAGCAGCACAGCAAAAAAAGCCGGAAAGGCGTTGTTGGGTGCCGTTGGCGTTCTGGCGATCAGCGTGAGCCAATATGTCTGGTCGGCAGATACCTGGGATATGCCGTTAGCGTATCCGGCTACGAACTATCACTCTGAAACTGCCGCCGCTTTCGCCAAAGAGGTAAATGAAAAAGCGGGCAGCGAAATCAACATCGTTACCCATCCCAATGGTTCGCTGTTCAAGGGTGGGGAAATTTTTGGTGCTGTTCGTCGTGGGTTGGCGCCAATCGGTGAGCGTCTGATGTCCACTCTGGGTAACGAAGATCCCATCTTTGAAATTGATGCGGTGCCCTTCATTGCCACCAGTTTTGATGCCAGCTGGAAGCTGTACCAGGCTTCCAAACCCGCACTGGAAAAAGTGATGGCCGAAAAAGGTGTCAAACTGCTTTACACCGTACCCTGGCCGCCACAGGGTCTATACACCAAAAAGGCACTGACCTCGCTGGATGATATGAAAGGCGTCAAGTTCCGTGCTTACAGCCCGATGACTGATCAGGTGGCCCAGCTGATGGGAGCGGTACCGACCAAAATCGAAGCGGCTGAAGTCTCACAGGCATTTGCCACTGGCGTTGCTGAAAGCATGATTTCTTCCGCCTCTACCGGTTATGACACCAAACTGTGGGAATACGTTAACTACTGGTATGACGTGCAGGCCTGGCTGCCGAAGAACATGGTCTTCGTCAACCTGAAAGCCTGGAACAAACTCAGCCCCGAAACGCAGAAAGTGATGCTGGAAGCGGCGGATCACGCGGAAAAGGCAGGCTGGGACAAAGCCAAAGAGCTGACCGGCTGGTACAAGGACCAACTGAAAGCCAATGGCATGCAGACGCTGGCAGCACCTGAGGCTGTCACTACCGGCTTTGAAAACATTGGCAAGGAAGTGCTGAGCGACTGGCTGAAAAAGGCTGGCAGCAATGGCCAGGAAGCTATCGACGCTTACAACAAGATGTAA
- a CDS encoding ATP-binding cassette domain-containing protein, producing the protein MKQDNILTVEHLEMQFGGIKALNDVNFEIKRGSISALIGPNGAGKTTVFNCLTGFYKATGGAITLFANGKQTRVGKVLGEPFQSSDYVNPAAFASRLRYKMFGGSHLVNRSGLARTFQNIRLFKEMSVVENLLVAQHMQVNRNLLAGIFNTPGYRKAESRALERAFYWLEVMDLVDHANKLAGSMSYGQQRRLEIARSMCTNPELICLDEPAAGLNPAETHALSSMIRVLQKEHNATVLLIEHDMGMVMDISEHIVVLDHGEVIARGGPDDIKSNPKVIAAYLGAEDDEEVTL; encoded by the coding sequence ATGAAGCAGGACAATATCCTCACCGTTGAGCATCTGGAGATGCAGTTCGGCGGTATCAAAGCCCTGAACGACGTTAACTTTGAAATTAAACGCGGCTCTATTTCCGCTCTGATTGGCCCCAACGGGGCAGGGAAGACTACGGTATTCAACTGCCTGACCGGTTTCTATAAGGCCACCGGTGGTGCCATCACACTGTTTGCCAATGGCAAACAGACCCGTGTGGGCAAGGTACTGGGTGAACCTTTCCAGTCATCCGACTATGTCAATCCAGCCGCCTTTGCCAGCCGACTGCGCTACAAGATGTTCGGCGGCTCGCATCTGGTGAACCGTTCCGGTCTGGCTCGTACATTCCAGAACATCCGCTTGTTCAAGGAAATGTCAGTGGTGGAAAACCTGCTGGTAGCCCAGCACATGCAGGTCAATCGCAACCTGCTCGCGGGTATTTTCAATACCCCAGGCTATCGCAAGGCAGAAAGCCGTGCTCTGGAGCGCGCCTTCTACTGGCTGGAAGTCATGGACCTGGTTGATCACGCCAACAAACTGGCAGGCAGCATGTCCTATGGCCAGCAGCGCCGACTGGAAATTGCTCGCTCCATGTGCACTAACCCTGAACTGATCTGCCTTGACGAACCGGCTGCCGGTTTGAACCCCGCAGAGACTCACGCTCTTAGCAGCATGATTCGCGTTCTGCAGAAAGAACATAACGCTACGGTATTGTTGATCGAACACGATATGGGAATGGTAATGGATATTTCCGAGCACATTGTGGTGCTCGATCACGGTGAGGTTATCGCTCGCGGCGGCCCCGATGACATCAAGTCCAACCCGAAAGTTATCGCCGCCTACCTTGGTGCAGAAGACGATGAGGAGGTCACCCTGTGA
- the livM gene encoding high-affinity branched-chain amino acid ABC transporter permease LivM — MSSSINIKKSVIDTLLAGLLSLIVFGPVIGILLDGYDFTTRPSLLLTMVGIVMVGRFAISLFVQSKKGQMMLYKHQNNDDGVIVLPPGHKSKMIYIVPIAIIIGLVAPFVATKYILTVLILGLIYVLLGLGLNIVVGLAGLLDLGFVGFYAIGAYGLSLGYQYLGFGFWSMLPLAAIMAAVAGAILGFPVLRMHGDYLAIVTLGFGEIIRLILTNWTSFTGGPNGVYAPLPTLFGLEFERRAKQGGTPFHEFFNLPYDSGLKYVFIYLSLFMVVCAVLYIKHRLVKMPIGRAWEALREDEIACRSLGLNHVLIKLSAFMMGASTGGLAGVFFATYQGFVNPTSFTFFESALILAIVVLGGLGSTVGVVIAAFVLTVTPEMLREVADFRVLIFGLLMVVMMIWRPRGLVRITRTGFAVRKGVA, encoded by the coding sequence ATGTCTTCATCTATCAACATCAAGAAGAGTGTCATAGACACCCTGCTGGCAGGTCTGCTGTCACTGATTGTGTTCGGTCCCGTTATCGGCATTCTGCTCGACGGTTACGACTTCACCACCCGCCCTTCGCTGCTGCTGACCATGGTGGGTATCGTTATGGTTGGGCGCTTTGCCATCTCTTTGTTTGTGCAGAGCAAGAAAGGCCAGATGATGCTGTACAAGCATCAGAACAACGATGACGGCGTTATCGTTCTGCCTCCCGGCCATAAGTCCAAAATGATCTACATTGTCCCCATCGCCATCATCATTGGCCTGGTTGCTCCCTTCGTTGCCACCAAATACATCCTGACCGTACTGATTCTCGGCTTGATCTACGTTCTGCTGGGCCTTGGCCTCAACATCGTGGTTGGCCTGGCAGGTCTGCTGGACCTGGGTTTCGTCGGTTTCTACGCCATTGGTGCCTATGGCCTGTCGCTGGGCTACCAGTATCTGGGCTTTGGCTTCTGGTCGATGCTGCCTCTGGCTGCCATCATGGCTGCCGTTGCCGGTGCCATACTGGGCTTCCCGGTACTGCGTATGCACGGTGACTATCTGGCTATCGTGACACTGGGCTTCGGGGAAATTATCCGCCTGATCCTGACCAACTGGACCAGCTTCACTGGCGGCCCCAACGGCGTGTACGCTCCGTTGCCCACACTGTTCGGTCTGGAGTTTGAACGCCGCGCCAAACAAGGCGGCACCCCTTTCCATGAGTTCTTCAATCTGCCGTACGATTCAGGCTTGAAGTATGTCTTCATCTACCTGTCTCTGTTCATGGTGGTTTGCGCCGTGCTGTACATCAAGCACCGTCTGGTCAAGATGCCTATCGGTCGCGCCTGGGAAGCTCTGCGTGAAGACGAGATTGCCTGTCGCTCACTGGGCCTCAACCACGTCCTGATCAAGCTGTCAGCGTTCATGATGGGCGCCTCGACGGGCGGTCTGGCCGGGGTGTTCTTCGCGACCTATCAAGGCTTCGTCAACCCGACCTCCTTCACCTTCTTCGAATCTGCACTGATTCTGGCCATCGTGGTACTGGGTGGTCTGGGCTCCACCGTGGGTGTGGTTATTGCCGCCTTTGTTCTGACTGTAACCCCCGAAATGCTGCGTGAAGTAGCAGACTTCCGTGTACTGATTTTTGGTCTGCTGATGGTAGTCATGATGATCTGGCGTCCTCGTGGTTTGGTACGCATCACTCGTACTGGCTTTGCTGTTCGGAAAGGGGTCGCATAA
- a CDS encoding branched-chain amino acid ABC transporter permease LivH (LivHMGF is the membrane component of the LIV-I/LS branched-chain amino acid transporter), producing the protein MDIVLQQLVNGLTLGSVYGLIAVGYTMVYGIIGMINFAHGDVYMVSAYITAIVLALLSFFGIHSFPVVILFTLVLTIIITGVYGWTIERVAYRPLRNSTRLAPLISAIGMSLILQNYVQIAQGARSQGVPTLLDGTLRMHIGDGYVQLTYMKVFILVAAFSGMGILTYIIQKTTLGRMCRATQQDRKMASILGINTDRIISYVFVIGAAMAALAGVLITLDYGSFDFFVGFVIGVKAFTAAVLGGIGSLPGAMLGGVILGLAESLFSGLVNTDYKDVFAFGLLVTILIFRPSGLLGKPAVEKV; encoded by the coding sequence ATGGACATTGTTCTGCAACAACTGGTTAACGGCTTGACGCTTGGGTCCGTTTACGGACTGATCGCCGTTGGCTACACCATGGTATACGGCATCATCGGCATGATTAACTTTGCCCATGGCGACGTCTACATGGTGTCCGCTTATATCACAGCCATTGTTCTTGCACTGCTAAGCTTCTTTGGCATCCACTCCTTCCCGGTGGTTATTCTTTTCACACTGGTTTTAACCATCATCATTACCGGCGTTTATGGATGGACCATTGAACGCGTTGCCTATCGCCCGCTGCGCAACTCCACTCGTCTGGCTCCGCTCATCTCTGCCATCGGTATGTCACTGATCTTGCAGAACTACGTACAGATTGCTCAAGGAGCGCGCTCACAAGGTGTTCCTACCCTGCTGGACGGCACCCTGCGCATGCATATTGGTGATGGCTACGTACAGCTCACCTACATGAAAGTCTTCATTCTGGTTGCCGCTTTCTCCGGTATGGGCATCCTGACCTACATCATCCAGAAAACCACTCTGGGCCGGATGTGCCGTGCAACCCAACAGGATCGTAAGATGGCTTCCATCCTGGGCATCAACACCGACCGCATCATTTCCTACGTATTTGTTATCGGCGCAGCCATGGCTGCACTGGCTGGCGTATTGATCACTCTGGACTACGGCAGCTTTGACTTCTTTGTTGGCTTCGTCATTGGCGTCAAGGCCTTCACCGCAGCTGTTCTCGGGGGCATTGGTTCACTGCCGGGCGCCATGCTGGGCGGTGTCATTCTGGGTCTGGCCGAGTCGCTGTTCTCCGGTCTGGTCAATACCGACTACAAGGACGTGTTTGCCTTCGGCCTGCTGGTCACCATCCTGATCTTCCGCCCCAGTGGTCTGCTTGGCAAACCTGCAGTAGAAAAGGTGTAA
- a CDS encoding TRAP transporter large permease subunit, whose product MNEVMLTVVFLAALFFLLGSSVWVGFSLLGCAVVGMELFTNRPVGDSMAMTIWGVNSSWTLTSLPLFVWMGEILFRSKLSDTLFKGLTPLMSRLPGGLLHVNVAGSAIFAAISGSSAATAVTVGKMSIPELRRRHYPEGMIVGTLAGAGTLGLLIPPSITMIIYGVTVNESIAKLFMAGILPGIMLAALFMSYVAISAWIRGDQSNREELVFTLKDKLLGLYHLFPVFALILMVIGSIYTGVATATESAVLGVVGALIMATLQGGFGWEGFRQSLMGAVRTSCMIAFILMGSSFLSLAMGFTGLPRNLAELIAGMHLSPLMLIVILTVFYIILGCFLDGISSIVLTMAVIEPLVRQAGFDMIWFGIYLMLVVEMAQITPPVGFNLFVLQGMTGHDMGFIARAAFPMFLLMVLAVVLLVWFPGIATFLPKAM is encoded by the coding sequence ATGAACGAAGTCATGTTGACGGTGGTGTTCCTTGCAGCACTGTTCTTTTTGTTGGGTTCCAGCGTGTGGGTGGGCTTCAGCCTGCTGGGATGCGCAGTCGTAGGTATGGAGCTGTTTACCAATCGTCCGGTGGGTGACTCCATGGCCATGACCATCTGGGGGGTCAACTCCTCATGGACGCTGACCTCCCTGCCGCTCTTTGTGTGGATGGGGGAAATCCTGTTCCGCTCCAAGCTGTCAGATACGTTGTTCAAAGGGCTGACACCGTTGATGAGCAGGCTGCCAGGTGGTCTGCTACATGTGAATGTCGCGGGTTCGGCAATTTTCGCCGCCATTTCGGGTTCGTCTGCAGCAACGGCGGTGACCGTCGGCAAGATGTCCATCCCCGAGCTGCGTCGTCGTCATTATCCTGAGGGCATGATCGTCGGTACGCTGGCCGGTGCCGGTACTCTGGGGCTGCTGATTCCGCCTTCCATTACCATGATTATCTATGGCGTTACGGTCAACGAGTCCATTGCCAAGCTGTTCATGGCAGGTATTCTGCCGGGCATTATGCTGGCGGCCCTGTTCATGAGCTATGTGGCAATCAGTGCCTGGATCCGTGGAGATCAGTCCAACCGTGAAGAGCTGGTCTTTACCCTGAAAGACAAACTGCTTGGCCTGTATCATCTGTTCCCGGTGTTTGCCCTGATCCTGATGGTCATTGGTTCTATCTATACCGGTGTGGCTACGGCAACCGAGTCCGCTGTGCTGGGGGTCGTTGGCGCTCTGATCATGGCTACGTTACAGGGTGGTTTCGGCTGGGAAGGGTTCCGTCAGTCCCTGATGGGGGCGGTACGCACCAGCTGTATGATCGCCTTTATCCTGATGGGCTCCAGCTTCCTGTCGCTGGCCATGGGCTTTACCGGGCTGCCTCGCAATCTGGCAGAACTGATCGCAGGCATGCATCTGTCACCACTGATGCTGATCGTGATCCTGACCGTGTTCTACATCATTCTGGGCTGCTTCCTTGATGGCATTTCCTCTATTGTGCTGACCATGGCTGTTATCGAGCCGCTGGTGCGACAGGCTGGTTTTGACATGATCTGGTTCGGTATCTACCTGATGCTGGTGGTGGAAATGGCGCAGATTACTCCGCCTGTGGGCTTTAACCTGTTTGTGCTGCAGGGCATGACGGGGCATGACATGGGCTTTATTGCGCGCGCTGCCTTCCCGATGTTCCTGTTGATGGTGCTGGCGGTGGTGTTACTGGTGTGGTTCCCGGGTATTGCTACCTTCCTGCCCAAGGCCATGTAG
- a CDS encoding branched-chain amino acid ABC transporter substrate-binding protein — translation MSKSVLKKTLVSLAVASSFAAFAAHADIKVGIAGPMTGAYAAFGEQLWKGASQAAEDINAAGGINGEKLVLVKGDDACEPKQAVSVANRLVDSDQVAGVIGHFCSSSSIPASEIYDEGGISEITPASTNPQYTERGLPGVFRTCGRDDQQGTVAADYIIDKLKATKVAVIHDKDTYGQGLADATKAQLNKRGVTEVMYEGLTRGEKDFNALVTKIRASGAEVVYFGGLHAEAGALVHQLRDQGFTGGFMSGDGITSEEFVTAAGGPKYVDGVYMTFGADPRNNASSAEVIAKFRAAGYEPEGYTLYSYAALQVLAAGLKGANGDKTKVGEWIHGNTVPTVMGDKQYDAKGDLTVSDYVMYEWHADGKYTETTN, via the coding sequence ATGTCTAAATCCGTTCTGAAGAAAACCTTAGTTTCTCTTGCTGTAGCTTCATCTTTTGCAGCTTTCGCTGCACACGCCGACATCAAAGTCGGTATCGCTGGCCCCATGACTGGAGCCTATGCTGCGTTCGGTGAGCAGCTGTGGAAAGGTGCGTCTCAGGCAGCGGAAGACATCAACGCAGCGGGTGGTATCAACGGCGAGAAACTGGTGCTGGTTAAAGGTGACGATGCTTGCGAACCTAAACAAGCCGTATCTGTAGCCAACCGTCTGGTCGACTCAGACCAGGTTGCCGGTGTAATCGGCCACTTCTGCTCTTCTTCTTCTATTCCTGCTTCCGAAATCTACGACGAAGGCGGCATCAGCGAAATCACCCCAGCTTCTACCAACCCTCAGTACACCGAGCGTGGCCTGCCTGGCGTGTTCCGTACCTGTGGTCGTGACGACCAGCAAGGTACAGTAGCGGCTGACTACATCATCGACAAACTGAAAGCCACCAAAGTGGCCGTTATTCACGACAAAGACACCTATGGCCAAGGCCTGGCTGATGCTACCAAAGCCCAGCTGAACAAGCGCGGTGTGACCGAAGTCATGTATGAAGGTCTGACCCGTGGTGAAAAAGACTTCAACGCTCTGGTAACCAAAATCCGTGCATCAGGTGCTGAAGTAGTTTACTTCGGTGGTCTGCATGCCGAAGCTGGCGCACTGGTTCACCAGTTGCGCGATCAGGGCTTCACCGGTGGTTTCATGTCAGGTGACGGTATCACTTCAGAAGAGTTCGTAACTGCCGCAGGCGGTCCCAAGTACGTCGACGGCGTATACATGACTTTCGGTGCTGACCCACGCAACAACGCATCAAGTGCTGAAGTTATCGCCAAGTTCCGCGCTGCCGGTTATGAGCCTGAAGGTTACACACTGTACTCCTACGCTGCTCTGCAGGTACTGGCTGCTGGCCTGAAAGGCGCTAACGGCGACAAGACCAAGGTAGGTGAGTGGATCCACGGCAACACCGTTCCTACCGTAATGGGCGACAAGCAGTACGACGCTAAAGGCGACCTGACTGTTTCTGACTATGTAATGTACGAGTGGCACGCTGACGGCAAGTACACCGAAACCACTAACTAA
- a CDS encoding FAD-binding oxidoreductase: MSIDVDVAIVGGGFTGLSTALHLAEQGSKVAVLEAQGLGHGGSGRNVGLANAGLWLEPDQMDALMGKAAADRLYRFLADAPNVVYGLIERHQIQCEAVRNGTLHLGHSAKGVQELERRYRQLVARGAPVELKDRAETQRLTGSPLYQGALFDPRAGTIQPLAYARGLATAAIGAGAQLYTQSPVTDIQRQGEHWLLKSPQGQIKASKVVIATNAYTEQLFPELKQSFVPIYYFQYASKPLTEQQLSRILPERQGCWDTRTVMCSFRMDQAGRLVLGSMGNLLQGDKLRHWSDRMTSKLFPWLGPVEWDYRWVGQIAYSNDHLPHFHQLADGIYTCLGYSGRGIGPGTTLGKAMAGYLLGDKEAMPVSPTSVDSISWRDLRHAFYETGARVYHARQCLI; the protein is encoded by the coding sequence ATGTCTATCGATGTAGACGTCGCCATTGTCGGGGGGGGCTTCACCGGCCTTTCCACTGCATTGCATCTGGCCGAGCAGGGTAGCAAGGTTGCAGTGCTGGAAGCCCAGGGCCTTGGACATGGTGGCTCCGGTCGTAATGTCGGCCTCGCCAATGCAGGCCTGTGGCTCGAGCCTGATCAGATGGATGCCCTAATGGGCAAGGCTGCTGCAGATCGGCTGTATCGTTTTCTCGCCGATGCACCCAATGTGGTATACGGGCTGATTGAGCGTCATCAGATTCAATGTGAAGCGGTACGCAATGGCACCTTGCATCTGGGGCATTCCGCCAAGGGCGTGCAGGAACTGGAGCGACGCTACCGTCAGCTGGTAGCTCGCGGTGCACCAGTTGAACTGAAGGACCGAGCTGAAACCCAGCGCCTGACCGGATCGCCCCTGTATCAGGGAGCCCTGTTCGACCCTCGAGCGGGCACTATCCAGCCTCTGGCTTATGCCCGTGGCCTGGCAACAGCCGCTATCGGTGCTGGCGCACAGCTGTATACCCAGAGCCCTGTTACCGATATTCAGCGCCAGGGTGAACATTGGTTACTTAAATCCCCACAAGGGCAGATCAAAGCGAGCAAGGTGGTCATCGCCACCAATGCTTATACAGAGCAGCTGTTCCCGGAATTGAAGCAGAGTTTTGTCCCCATCTATTACTTCCAGTACGCCAGTAAACCGCTGACAGAACAGCAGCTCAGCCGTATCCTGCCCGAGCGCCAGGGCTGCTGGGATACCCGAACCGTCATGTGTTCGTTCCGCATGGATCAGGCCGGTCGGCTGGTATTAGGCAGCATGGGTAACCTGCTGCAAGGTGACAAACTGCGACACTGGAGTGATCGCATGACGAGCAAACTGTTCCCCTGGCTGGGACCGGTAGAGTGGGACTATCGCTGGGTCGGTCAGATTGCCTATAGCAATGATCACCTGCCGCACTTCCATCAGCTCGCGGATGGCATCTATACCTGTCTGGGCTACAGTGGCCGCGGCATAGGTCCGGGCACAACGCTGGGCAAAGCGATGGCAGGCTACCTGCTTGGCGACAAGGAGGCGATGCCGGTCTCCCCAACCAGCGTTGACAGCATCAGCTGGCGAGATTTACGTCACGCATTCTATGAAACCGGGGCACGGGTATATCACGCCAGGCAGTGCCTCATCTGA